A region from the Desulfomarina profundi genome encodes:
- a CDS encoding protein adenylyltransferase SelO, translated as MTHSPTVPSLDDLIFDNRFFRDLPSDPIQENSRRQIRGACYSRVTPRKVSSPHLLAFSPEVARLLGISIETCRSSDFTEIFVGNRLLAGMNPYAMCYGGHQFGNWAGQLGDGRAINLGEVDTGKNSHWTLQLKGAGPTPYSRSADGLAVLRSSLREFLCSEAMHHLGIPTTRGLSLITTGEQVVRDMFYDGHPKEEPGAVVCRVAQSFIRFGNFELPASRKDINLLKQLVDFTIRTDFPHLGKPSTATYLQWFNEVCEKTAILLVHWMRVGFVHGVMNTDNMSITGLTIDYGPYGWVEDFDPNWTPNTTDSQGRRYCFKNQPHIGQWNLLQLANAIYPLINDTLPLQEALNLYTSSFQEKWNVMMTGKLGLKTFQPHIDDTLIHELLGILQSVETDMTIFFRNLAELSPIQEDNNDQSIPAPLREAYYLPEQINKEYTARLSNWLQKYRKRLQEDDQTVEERTERMNQTNPKYILRNYLAQQAIDKAENGDTTMIEELQDLIRYPYDEQPEKNHFARKRPEWARNRPGCSMLSCSS; from the coding sequence ATGACTCATTCTCCAACTGTCCCATCACTCGATGACCTGATTTTTGATAATCGTTTCTTCAGGGATCTCCCCAGTGATCCCATCCAGGAAAACTCCCGAAGGCAGATACGGGGTGCCTGTTATTCCAGGGTGACTCCCAGGAAAGTTTCATCTCCGCACCTTCTGGCCTTCAGTCCCGAAGTTGCCCGACTTCTGGGTATCTCCATCGAAACATGCCGGAGCAGTGATTTCACTGAAATTTTTGTGGGTAACCGGCTCCTTGCCGGGATGAATCCTTATGCCATGTGCTATGGCGGACATCAGTTTGGCAACTGGGCGGGACAATTGGGAGATGGCCGGGCAATCAACCTGGGCGAAGTGGATACAGGGAAGAATTCTCACTGGACCCTGCAATTGAAGGGTGCCGGACCTACACCCTATTCACGATCTGCAGACGGCCTGGCCGTTCTCCGCTCATCTCTGCGGGAATTCCTCTGCAGCGAAGCCATGCATCACCTCGGCATCCCCACCACAAGAGGATTGAGTCTCATCACCACAGGTGAACAAGTGGTAAGAGACATGTTTTACGATGGACATCCCAAGGAAGAGCCGGGTGCTGTTGTCTGCCGGGTTGCACAGTCCTTTATTCGTTTCGGTAACTTTGAACTCCCAGCCTCCAGAAAAGACATAAACCTGCTCAAACAACTGGTGGATTTTACCATTCGCACAGATTTTCCCCACCTGGGGAAACCTTCAACTGCAACGTATCTCCAGTGGTTTAATGAAGTCTGCGAAAAAACAGCCATTCTTCTTGTTCACTGGATGCGTGTCGGTTTTGTCCATGGGGTTATGAATACTGATAACATGTCAATTACAGGACTGACCATTGATTATGGCCCCTACGGATGGGTGGAAGATTTTGACCCCAACTGGACCCCAAACACCACAGACAGCCAGGGGCGCCGTTACTGTTTTAAGAATCAACCCCACATCGGTCAATGGAACCTGCTCCAGCTGGCAAATGCCATTTACCCCCTGATCAACGACACCCTTCCCCTGCAGGAAGCACTTAATCTTTACACCAGCTCCTTCCAGGAAAAATGGAATGTAATGATGACCGGAAAACTTGGCCTGAAAACCTTTCAACCTCATATCGACGATACCCTGATTCATGAACTGCTGGGCATCCTGCAATCGGTTGAAACAGATATGACCATTTTCTTCAGAAATCTTGCAGAACTCTCCCCGATCCAGGAAGATAATAATGACCAGTCCATTCCCGCTCCACTCAGGGAAGCATACTATCTTCCCGAACAGATAAACAAGGAATACACAGCCCGCCTTTCAAACTGGCTGCAGAAATACAGGAAACGTCTTCAGGAAGACGACCAGACGGTTGAGGAGAGGACAGAACGAATGAACCAAACCAATCCCAAATATATTCTGCGCAATTACCTGGCTCAGCAGGCAATCGACAAGGCGGAAAACGGCGATACAACAATGATAGAGGAACTCCAGGATCTCATACGATACCCCTATGATGAACAGCCGGAGAAAAACCACTTTGCCCGAAAACGTCCCGAATGGGCCCGAAACCGCCCCGGCTGCTCCATGCTCTCATGCAGCTCATAA
- a CDS encoding MinD/ParA family ATP-binding protein codes for MTTTISIGSGKGGTGKTMILANLALLLARKGKKVCLLDLDVGGADTHLLFGLFEPKYSLTDFLTRKVDTLQDTLHTFYSYNGLQFLPGTGNTLQTANMSYQEKQRLLRAISTIDADVVLIDVGAGTNYHSLDFFMFSDIQICVTLPDPTSILDFYTFLQLATIRRVLGSFLSRSQVSSTLKKQHFTSLSQVFRLAEDTQKGAREKAQLALKYFHPLLVVNRDSANARVNKKKLNSLTSKYLGIEIPPLGEIPEDSAAGEALKAYIPVCELFPDAPVSIALDTMANKLAKVIELFADHS; via the coding sequence ATGACAACAACCATCTCCATAGGATCCGGAAAAGGCGGTACCGGAAAGACAATGATCCTTGCCAACCTGGCACTTCTTCTCGCCCGGAAAGGGAAAAAAGTCTGCCTGCTTGATCTGGATGTGGGAGGAGCCGACACCCACCTGCTTTTCGGTCTCTTTGAGCCAAAATACTCACTGACTGATTTTCTTACAAGAAAAGTCGATACGCTGCAAGATACCCTGCACACCTTTTACTCCTACAACGGTCTGCAATTCCTTCCCGGAACAGGTAACACACTGCAGACAGCTAATATGAGCTACCAGGAAAAACAGCGGCTCCTCCGTGCCATATCAACCATTGATGCGGATGTTGTATTGATCGACGTAGGTGCGGGAACAAACTACCACTCCCTGGACTTCTTTATGTTTTCCGATATCCAGATCTGCGTGACTCTACCGGACCCCACATCAATTCTGGATTTTTACACCTTCCTGCAACTGGCAACCATCCGCAGGGTACTGGGGAGTTTCCTCTCCCGAAGCCAGGTCAGCAGTACCCTGAAAAAACAGCATTTTACCTCTCTTTCCCAGGTATTCAGGCTGGCGGAAGACACCCAAAAAGGAGCCAGGGAAAAAGCCCAACTGGCTCTGAAATATTTCCATCCCCTCCTTGTGGTCAACCGTGATTCAGCCAATGCTCGGGTCAACAAGAAAAAACTCAATTCACTCACCTCAAAATACCTGGGAATTGAAATTCCACCCCTGGGGGAAATCCCGGAGGACAGTGCTGCCGGAGAAGCACTGAAGGCCTATATTCCAGTGTGCGAACTCTTTCCAGATGCCCCAGTTTCCATTGCCCTTGATACCATGGCGAATAAGCTCGCAAAGGTGATTGAGCTCTTTGCCGACCATTCGTAG
- a CDS encoding SIR2 family NAD-dependent protein deacylase, protein MKTIAPQTTDTFLEEAALKFRKADHPVALTGAGISVASGIADFRSRGGLWSRFSPEEYATLQVFLDNPEKAWKLYRTLGRELQDKKPNKAHLVLAELEKQHLLEGIVTQNIDNLHQAAGSSNVLEIHGDHNHLHCLQCGDRIEVRADHFTKSNIPRCSLCDYPLKPNIVLFGEQVHNLDSIQELIRSCDLLLVIGTSAQVYPAATLPHTVKQQGGLVYEFNREQTLSTSGLLGHFPLSDYFFHGDLGTTLPLFGAAVLHLNS, encoded by the coding sequence ATGAAAACCATTGCCCCACAGACAACAGATACTTTTCTGGAAGAAGCCGCCCTAAAATTCAGGAAAGCAGACCATCCTGTTGCCCTTACTGGAGCAGGAATCTCGGTTGCCAGCGGCATTGCCGATTTCAGAAGTAGAGGCGGACTCTGGAGCAGGTTTTCCCCCGAAGAATATGCCACTCTCCAGGTCTTTCTCGACAATCCGGAAAAAGCATGGAAACTGTACAGAACCCTGGGCAGGGAACTGCAGGACAAAAAACCCAACAAGGCTCATCTTGTCCTAGCTGAACTGGAAAAACAACATCTCCTGGAAGGTATTGTCACCCAGAATATCGACAACCTGCACCAGGCGGCCGGCAGCAGTAATGTCCTAGAAATTCATGGTGATCATAATCATCTGCACTGCCTGCAATGCGGTGATCGAATAGAAGTGCGTGCCGACCATTTTACGAAGAGCAATATTCCCCGCTGCAGCCTGTGCGATTACCCCTTGAAACCCAATATCGTTCTCTTCGGAGAACAGGTACACAACCTCGATTCCATCCAGGAATTAATCCGCTCCTGTGATCTCCTGCTTGTTATCGGCACATCAGCCCAGGTTTACCCAGCGGCAACCCTGCCCCATACAGTGAAACAGCAGGGTGGGCTGGTGTATGAATTCAACCGGGAGCAGACACTTTCCACCTCCGGACTTTTGGGTCATTTTCCTCTGTCCGATTACTTTTTCCATGGGGATCTTGGCACCACTCTCCCCCTGTTTGGTGCAGCAGTCCTCCATTTGAATTCATGA
- a CDS encoding DnaJ family domain-containing protein: MNSIAFIAEQKIQEAMKKGDLTVERWKNRPLPMEDDSLVPDDLKMAYKILKNSGYLPPEIEERKEVKRLEELIAATEDEHVRLKQMKKLSVLLMKIDARRGKTSNITQQDDYYRMVVEKISLNAKPSSSSK; the protein is encoded by the coding sequence ATGAATTCAATAGCCTTTATTGCAGAACAGAAAATACAGGAAGCCATGAAAAAAGGCGACCTCACTGTTGAAAGGTGGAAGAACAGACCGCTGCCAATGGAGGATGACAGCCTGGTCCCCGATGATCTGAAAATGGCCTACAAGATCCTGAAAAACAGTGGTTACCTGCCACCCGAAATTGAAGAACGAAAAGAGGTAAAGCGCCTGGAAGAACTGATTGCCGCCACGGAAGACGAACATGTCCGCCTTAAGCAGATGAAAAAACTGAGTGTCCTCCTCATGAAAATTGATGCCCGACGGGGAAAAACTTCCAATATCACCCAACAGGATGATTATTATCGAATGGTTGTGGAAAAAATCTCCCTTAACGCAAAACCGTCCTCTTCCTCCAAATAG
- a CDS encoding alpha/beta hydrolase: MTLLPAIELETGANPDATVIWLHGLGADGNDFAPIVPELRLPKSAHIRFIFPHAPAIPVTVNGGFVMPAWYDILEMEIDRKVDTSQLLQSAARIGDFITRELERGIDSARIIIAGFSQGGAVAYQVALSHTLPLGGLLAMSTYFATADTIILSRENKNIPITIQHGIYDPVVPETLGQKATTQLVKAGYSVNYKNYPMEHAVCPEQITDIGNWLQKLLLYLNPALREQRKNIYNV; this comes from the coding sequence ATGACACTTCTTCCCGCCATCGAACTTGAAACGGGTGCAAATCCCGACGCCACAGTTATCTGGCTGCACGGCCTTGGTGCCGACGGCAACGATTTTGCGCCCATTGTTCCCGAGCTGCGATTACCGAAATCCGCACATATCCGTTTTATCTTTCCCCATGCGCCAGCCATTCCCGTCACGGTCAATGGCGGTTTTGTCATGCCCGCCTGGTATGATATATTGGAAATGGAAATCGACAGGAAGGTGGACACCAGCCAACTCCTGCAATCCGCCGCCAGGATCGGAGATTTTATTACCCGGGAACTGGAACGGGGGATCGACTCCGCCAGAATCATCATTGCCGGTTTCTCCCAGGGTGGGGCAGTAGCTTACCAGGTGGCTCTCAGTCATACTCTTCCCCTGGGTGGGCTCCTGGCCATGTCGACCTATTTTGCTACCGCTGACACTATTATATTAAGCAGAGAGAATAAAAACATCCCCATTACCATCCAGCACGGGATATATGATCCGGTAGTACCGGAGACTCTTGGACAGAAGGCGACCACACAACTTGTCAAGGCAGGTTACAGTGTCAATTACAAAAATTATCCCATGGAACACGCAGTCTGCCCGGAACAGATAACAGATATCGGCAACTGGTTACAGAAATTACTTTTATACCTAAATCCTGCACTTCGGGAACAAAGAAAAAATATTTATAATGTATAA
- a CDS encoding GatB/YqeY domain-containing protein yields the protein MSMQERFQNELQVAIKAKDSDRTGAIRILIGEFQRQREKKLSDDQVIGIIRKLIKSEKELLTAAGKDSSGFLTVMESYLPSQADEEEIRTWIEENIDFESFDNRMQAMRPVMNHFSGRADGNIVKKILMSFT from the coding sequence ATGAGCATGCAGGAAAGGTTTCAGAATGAACTGCAGGTGGCGATTAAGGCAAAGGACAGTGACCGCACAGGTGCAATACGTATCCTGATAGGAGAATTCCAGCGACAGCGCGAGAAGAAGCTCAGTGATGATCAGGTGATTGGCATTATCAGAAAACTGATAAAATCGGAAAAAGAACTGCTGACAGCGGCAGGAAAAGACAGTTCAGGTTTTCTAACTGTTATGGAAAGTTATCTGCCCAGCCAGGCTGACGAAGAGGAAATCAGAACCTGGATTGAGGAAAATATTGATTTTGAGAGTTTCGACAACCGGATGCAGGCAATGAGACCAGTCATGAACCATTTTTCAGGACGGGCGGATGGAAATATCGTCAAAAAGATTCTTATGAGTTTTACCTGA
- a CDS encoding 50S ribosomal protein L11 methyltransferase, whose translation MKTQQAYLSPDTVLSIYYIEGIVPRSARLHMETFIGNWVEDDFSFLFFTAPARKEVEDICAGLPYLKLLDEFEMTYEQWQGGSIEPVRIGRFLLNPPWIKATPVENEIALTLDSGVVFGNGTHPTTRACLEAIDIACTGGKVQTMLDLGCGTGILALAASRLGCSKAVAVDYNLLACKTALSNVHLNKLKQNIVVVNGRAEQCTGKPTDLLVANIHYEVMKELIRTDGFLRQKWFILSGLLHSEEKKVSDYLATLPVVIVKRWNEDNIWHTILGITREE comes from the coding sequence ATGAAAACTCAACAGGCATACTTGAGTCCAGACACTGTTCTCTCTATCTACTATATTGAAGGAATTGTTCCCCGCTCTGCCCGCCTGCACATGGAAACGTTCATTGGCAACTGGGTCGAAGATGATTTTTCTTTCCTCTTTTTTACCGCACCCGCAAGAAAAGAAGTTGAAGATATCTGCGCCGGTCTCCCATACCTGAAACTGCTCGATGAATTTGAAATGACCTATGAACAGTGGCAGGGAGGAAGCATAGAACCTGTGCGGATCGGTCGGTTTCTCCTGAATCCCCCCTGGATCAAAGCCACTCCGGTGGAAAATGAAATTGCCCTCACCCTTGATTCCGGTGTTGTTTTCGGCAACGGTACTCACCCCACAACCCGGGCCTGCCTGGAAGCCATTGATATTGCCTGCACGGGCGGAAAAGTCCAGACCATGCTGGACCTTGGCTGTGGAACAGGAATCCTCGCCCTGGCAGCCAGCCGACTCGGCTGCAGCAAGGCAGTCGCTGTTGATTACAACCTGCTTGCCTGCAAAACTGCCCTGAGCAACGTCCATCTCAATAAGCTCAAACAAAACATTGTGGTCGTAAATGGCAGGGCTGAACAGTGTACTGGAAAACCCACGGATCTTCTTGTTGCCAATATCCACTACGAGGTCATGAAGGAGTTAATCCGCACCGACGGTTTTCTTCGGCAAAAATGGTTTATACTCTCCGGCTTACTCCACAGTGAGGAAAAAAAAGTATCCGATTACCTTGCGACTCTACCGGTGGTCATAGTCAAACGATGGAATGAGGATAATATCTGGCATACAATTCTCGGCATCACCAGAGAAGAGTAA
- a CDS encoding methyl-accepting chemotaxis protein: MKLLRFFKPTGVKLVLSFLFIGILPLTLSGLISYNEASKALKTATFEQLISVREIKKKQIENLFKDRKGDMKVLLETVRTLREHAFEQLNAIQKNKKKAVIELARQWQTDIAAQQSRSICTKGMAQYENYLATGEITPEYKRFASIIDTFIQATGYYDFFVINPKGTVVHTQAKEADYQTNLISGPYKDSGLARAFHGAIKGKTVLVDFAPYAPSNNEPAAFIAAPILFKGKRTGVVALQLSMDKLQSIMDERTGLGKTGETYLVGSDLLMRSNSFLDPENHSVKSSFANPVKGKVDTEAVHWALAGEDKTGVIKDYNGNPVLSAAAPLDLAGVRWAIVSEIDLAEAFSPVNSDGGEYFAKYVKSYGYHDLFLINPDGFCFYTAAKEADFQTNFLNGKYASSNLGRLVRSVIKRKSFGIADFTPYSPSNNEPAAFIAQPFISSNGKIEVIIALQLSLDAINGIMQQRDGMGTSGETYLVGPDMLMRSDSFLDPKNHSVKASFAKPDRGKVNTIATQKSLQGRTATEIITDYNGNKVFSSFTPIKIQDLHWALIAEIDEAEALAPTKALQKMTGIVMASSVVIVFGISFLLLRMITGPIKTVANNLRKLSQGEGDLTQRLNVDCPDCSDVMNCNEPDCKSFAKKGLCWEISGTMAEAPDCIEVTSGKITDCQECKVYAMANYDELQSLSTNFNAFIFKLQGMFKEVVQGVNTVSAATTELSAIAEQMSSGAENVSSQSNSVATAAEEMSVNMDSIAAATEETTTNMNIVASAAEEMTATISDVNSNTEQAGRVTGEAVEEAKSATAKVQQLGRAASEISKVTEVINDISGQTNLLALNATIEAARAGEAGKGFGVVANEIKELAKQTAEATDQIKNQIEDIQNSTTETVNQIERITAVINTVNDTVKTITSAVQEQTAATDEIASNVAQAAQGLTEVNENVAQSSTVATQIAEDISMVSQASGEMATSSGEVQGSAADLSETAEKLKEMVSGFRL, translated from the coding sequence ATGAAACTACTGAGATTTTTCAAACCAACTGGAGTCAAACTTGTCCTGTCCTTTCTCTTTATTGGCATTCTACCCCTGACCCTCAGTGGTCTCATTTCTTATAATGAAGCTAGTAAAGCTCTTAAAACAGCGACATTCGAACAATTGATAAGCGTCAGAGAAATTAAAAAGAAACAGATCGAAAATTTATTCAAAGATCGAAAAGGAGATATGAAAGTTCTCCTGGAAACCGTGAGAACTCTCAGGGAACACGCATTTGAACAACTCAATGCCATCCAGAAAAACAAGAAGAAAGCTGTCATTGAACTGGCCCGCCAGTGGCAGACAGATATCGCTGCCCAGCAAAGCCGATCCATCTGCACCAAAGGAATGGCCCAGTATGAAAACTATCTTGCGACTGGTGAAATAACGCCCGAATATAAACGGTTTGCATCAATTATTGATACATTTATTCAGGCAACCGGTTATTACGATTTCTTTGTCATCAATCCGAAGGGTACTGTTGTTCATACACAGGCAAAGGAAGCCGATTACCAAACCAACCTGATTTCCGGTCCCTATAAAGACAGTGGACTTGCCCGGGCTTTTCATGGGGCCATCAAGGGAAAAACAGTCTTGGTCGATTTTGCCCCCTACGCCCCCAGCAATAATGAGCCAGCCGCATTTATCGCAGCTCCTATTCTCTTCAAGGGAAAACGGACAGGCGTGGTTGCCCTCCAGCTCTCCATGGATAAACTGCAGTCCATCATGGACGAACGAACCGGCCTCGGCAAAACAGGCGAAACATACCTGGTCGGCAGTGACCTGCTCATGCGTTCGAATTCCTTCCTTGATCCCGAGAACCACTCGGTTAAATCATCTTTTGCCAATCCTGTCAAAGGAAAAGTTGATACAGAGGCAGTACATTGGGCACTTGCCGGTGAAGACAAAACAGGAGTGATAAAGGATTATAATGGCAATCCGGTACTCTCCGCCGCGGCACCTCTTGATCTTGCAGGGGTACGGTGGGCCATTGTTTCTGAAATTGATCTGGCTGAAGCCTTCAGTCCGGTTAATAGCGACGGAGGGGAATATTTCGCAAAATATGTCAAATCCTATGGATATCACGATCTTTTCCTTATCAACCCCGATGGTTTCTGCTTTTACACTGCAGCAAAGGAGGCAGATTTTCAGACCAATTTTTTAAACGGGAAATATGCTTCATCCAACCTTGGCAGGCTGGTTCGTTCAGTTATCAAAAGAAAATCGTTTGGTATCGCAGACTTTACACCCTACTCACCAAGCAACAATGAACCAGCGGCTTTTATCGCCCAACCGTTTATTTCCAGTAACGGCAAAATAGAAGTTATCATAGCCCTGCAACTTTCCCTGGACGCCATCAACGGAATCATGCAGCAGAGGGATGGAATGGGAACTTCGGGAGAAACCTACCTCGTCGGCCCGGATATGCTGATGCGCTCGGACTCCTTTCTTGATCCGAAAAATCATTCCGTCAAAGCATCTTTTGCAAAACCTGACAGGGGTAAAGTAAACACCATAGCCACACAAAAAAGTTTACAGGGAAGAACAGCCACTGAAATAATCACTGACTACAACGGCAACAAGGTCTTTTCCAGTTTTACCCCGATCAAAATCCAGGATCTTCACTGGGCCCTTATAGCGGAAATTGATGAAGCCGAGGCTCTTGCCCCGACCAAGGCTCTACAGAAAATGACTGGTATTGTAATGGCTTCCAGTGTCGTCATTGTTTTCGGCATCTCATTTCTCCTTCTGCGCATGATAACGGGACCAATCAAAACCGTTGCAAACAACCTCCGAAAACTCTCCCAGGGGGAAGGAGACCTCACCCAGCGTCTCAATGTTGACTGCCCTGACTGTTCAGATGTGATGAATTGCAATGAACCGGATTGTAAAAGTTTTGCTAAAAAAGGGCTCTGCTGGGAAATAAGCGGAACCATGGCCGAGGCTCCCGACTGCATTGAGGTAACCAGTGGCAAAATTACCGACTGCCAGGAGTGTAAAGTCTATGCAATGGCCAACTATGATGAACTGCAATCGCTTTCCACAAACTTCAATGCATTTATCTTTAAACTGCAGGGCATGTTCAAAGAGGTGGTTCAGGGAGTCAATACTGTTTCAGCCGCAACCACGGAACTTTCCGCCATTGCAGAACAGATGTCAAGTGGAGCAGAAAACGTCTCCAGCCAGTCCAATTCAGTTGCCACAGCAGCAGAAGAAATGAGCGTTAACATGGATTCCATTGCTGCAGCAACGGAGGAAACCACAACTAATATGAATATTGTAGCATCGGCTGCAGAAGAAATGACGGCAACAATTTCCGATGTGAACAGCAACACGGAACAGGCAGGAAGAGTAACAGGTGAAGCCGTTGAAGAGGCAAAAAGCGCTACAGCCAAGGTGCAGCAACTTGGCCGCGCCGCAAGCGAAATCAGCAAGGTAACCGAAGTAATAAATGATATCTCGGGCCAGACCAATCTCCTGGCTCTGAATGCAACCATTGAGGCAGCCCGGGCCGGAGAGGCAGGAAAAGGATTTGGGGTAGTGGCAAACGAGATCAAAGAACTTGCAAAACAGACCGCTGAGGCAACAGACCAGATAAAAAACCAGATTGAAGACATCCAGAATTCAACCACTGAAACTGTAAACCAGATAGAGCGTATTACCGCTGTAATCAATACGGTAAATGATACCGTCAAGACAATTACCAGCGCTGTACAGGAGCAGACTGCCGCCACCGATGAAATCGCATCAAATGTGGCCCAGGCAGCCCAGGGATTGACAGAGGTCAATGAAAATGTGGCTCAAAGCTCAACCGTCGCAACCCAGATAGCTGAAGATATCAGTATGGTCAGCCAGGCCTCCGGCGAAATGGCCACATCCAGCGGAGAAGTACAGGGCAGCGCCGCAGACCTATCTGAAACTGCGGAAAAACTGAAGGAAATGGTCAGCGGTTTCAGGCTGTAA
- a CDS encoding CAAX prenyl protease-related protein — protein MFLNAKKYGMIPYVIPFVLYLLFSQVAARYHDLYPWLYIATAVMVSGATIYLLSGRYIYRAHKDLMPGILFGIVGIVLWIVLSRTHFTETVVSSLPVWLRPEPRQGFNPFESISSPLLLWAFLLVRSLSLVLLVPVVEELFWRGFLLRWVISANWEEQPLGIFTLRSFLWVVLLFTLAHPEWLAAAVYCALMNILLYWKKDLWLCIVAHSTSNLLLVMYILMTGSWELW, from the coding sequence ATGTTTTTAAATGCCAAAAAGTACGGGATGATTCCCTATGTGATCCCTTTTGTTCTTTATCTTCTTTTCAGTCAGGTTGCAGCACGGTATCATGACTTATACCCTTGGTTGTATATTGCTACAGCTGTAATGGTCAGCGGTGCTACCATTTATCTTTTAAGTGGGAGGTATATCTACAGGGCCCACAAGGATCTCATGCCTGGGATTCTTTTCGGGATTGTCGGTATTGTTCTGTGGATAGTTCTCAGCAGAACACATTTCACCGAAACAGTTGTCTCCAGTCTTCCGGTATGGTTGAGGCCGGAACCCCGGCAGGGTTTCAATCCCTTTGAGTCCATTTCTTCGCCATTGCTGTTATGGGCTTTTCTTCTTGTCCGTTCCCTGAGTCTTGTTCTTCTTGTACCTGTTGTGGAAGAACTCTTCTGGAGAGGTTTTTTGCTGAGATGGGTTATTTCCGCAAACTGGGAAGAGCAACCACTCGGTATTTTTACCCTGCGCTCTTTCCTGTGGGTTGTTCTTCTTTTTACCCTGGCTCATCCGGAGTGGCTAGCCGCCGCAGTCTATTGTGCTCTGATGAACATTCTTCTCTATTGGAAAAAGGATTTATGGCTGTGCATTGTTGCACACAGTACCAGTAATCTGCTTCTTGTCATGTATATATTGATGACGGGATCCTGGGAACTGTGGTAA